The segment TGCAACTAAATTCATATTTCGTAATACGGCTAAAAAAAGACACATTCATAGATCAAAGATATAAAATGACTACTGATGATGAAATAATTGAAGTACCACTAACTAAATCATTCATAAAAACAATACAAGACGAAAAATTAAGAAACTATGCAAACAAAGAACAAAAACTCAAAATAAGAATAATAAACATAAAATTACCAACCGGAGAAATAGAAACACTAGCAACCAATGTATTCGATAAAACAATGACAATACAAGATTTTAAAGAAATATACAACAAAAGATGGACAATAGAAACCAACTACGACAAACTAAAAAACAAATTAGAAACAGAAAACTTCTCGGGCCGCAGAAAAATAATCATAGAACAAGACTTCTACTCAGACGTATACGTATTTAACATAGCAACAGTAATCAAACACGACGCAAACCAACAAATAACACGACAACCCCAAAAAAACAACAAACACCAATACAAAGAATACTCAACAAACTTCAACATAGCAGTAGGACTAGTAAAAAAAGAATTACTCAACTTACTAACTCCTGATGAAGAAAAACAACAACAAGCAATACAAAAAATATTCAAAATACTACAAAAAAACCTAATACCCATAAAAGAAGAAACAAAAACAACAACCCGAGAACCAGTAGACTACGGACACAAATTCAACGACAACAACAAAAGATCATTCTAAAAAAAACACACTACAAAAAAATTTCACATAAAAACTATCTTAACTTGACAGCATTGATATGTTTTTAATCAAATTTATTAAATTTATATGAAAATAAGAATTTAATGTAAAAATTTTTACAAAATAGAATAAAAATATATGATTTCTACAGAAATCATTAAATTAAACAATAATTATAATTATAAAAAAAATTGAATTGCATCATTTAAAAAAATTATTTTTAATCAAAGATATTTTAGAGATTAAATACTTTCTATATAGTATATAATCTAATTTGAACAGATATTTCAAATATTTACTATAATAAACTATATATAATTTCAAGTAGAAACAATTAATATATATTTATATATAGCTACATATTTAAATCAAAAAATGAATAATACAAATTTTCATTTTTAAATGTTACAATGATATATTCCATTATATATCCAATGTCAATTTAAATTAGTTATCATTGGGGAGAGATACAGTTGTATAAAAAGTTTAAGTTTTCAATCATAATTATTTTTAACAATAATGAACAACATTTAAAAAAGGCAATTACTTCCATACTAAATCAATCAATGAATTTCAAGAGAAACATTCAATTAATTTTATTTAATAACAACAGTACAGATAATTCTAAGATTATAGCTCTAGATTTTTATGAAAAATATCCGAATAATATTCAATATATTGAACAAAATGAATTTGACGAAAAAAAAGCCAAAATATCTGCTTTAAGTTATGTAGACGGTGAATATATAAATTTCTTAAACGCAGATGATTTTATCTCCAGAAATTCCCTAGAAAATATATACAATTTATTTAAACAAAATGAAAAAGTGGATATCATATCATTACCTATTACATGTATAGGAATAAAAATGGATTTCTCATTATTAAACTATTTTAAAGGAAATTTTATAGACTTAACAGAAACACCCAATATCCCATATTTACATTTTAATTCTTTATTTATCAAATCAAATATTATTGAAAAAAGAAATTTACGCAGTGATTTAAATAGTTTCCAAGAGGAGATAATTATTTCAAATTTATTTTTAAATAAACCATTAATTGGTTTTGGAAATGGAATTTATTATTTAAGAATTAATTATGACTTAATTAGCAATTGTAAAATGAAATACTTAAATAAATCTTTTTATTATGAAAAATTAAATCAATACGAGTCAATTATTAATCATTGCTTATTTACAAAAAATGAGATTCCTCCATTCCTTCAATATATGGTATTATACCACTTACAATACTTAATAAAGAAATATAACAATAATCTTTTTGATTCTGAAGATGGATTAAATCAATTCACGAATAAAATAACGTCAATATTAACAAATTTCTCTCAAAAATTAATATCAGAAGATGAATACTTAGAGAATAATATCAAAAACTTTTTAATATATCTGAAAAATGATAAAAAATTGGAATATCAACCAATTCAAAACAATGTTTTAATCAAATCCAACGAATATATCATTGATAAATTGAATAACCACAGAATATGCTTAAATGACTTACAAATTAACAAAGAAGAATTGATTATTAACGGATTTTTCACTTCAAATTTTCCAAACAATGATATAAACATTTATACAATTATTGATAATGAACGTTATATGATTAAAAAAATAGGTAATTATATCTATAATAATAATTCATTAAACGGCAATATTAATTATCTATCTCAAGAATGGAGTTATACCTATGATTTTCAAGCAAATATTCCCATAAAAAAAATTCGTGAATCAGAAGTATTTTTCGAACTAGTCTACGATAACCACATTGAATCAGCTGTAATTCCAGAAATAAGTGCTGATAATCAGATTATCAAATCTTTAAATGAAAATACTAAGGATAAATTAGATTTATATATGTATCTTGATAAAAAGAAACTCTTAGTTTTACCATATACATCAGTTTTAAATAAGAATAAATCATTTAAATTTTCTATTGTTATGGCCATCAATACAGAAAAATATATTAAAGAAGCATTAAATTCAGTTATTAATCAAAATATTGGCTTTGAAGAAAATGTCCAACTTATTTTGGTAAATGATTGCAAAAATAGACTACTTGATTCAATTTTATCCAGTTATAAAAATCAATATCCTGAAAACATTATAACTCTTTCAACTGACAACAAAGGGGTTAGTTTTGCACGTAATGCTGGATTAATATATGCTGAGGGAGAATACATTAATTTCCTAGATAGTGATGATTATTTATCTGAAAATTGTTTGAATGATGTATACAAATTTTTTGAAAATAAAAAAACAGAAATAGATGTTATTAGTATCCCCATGGAATATTTTGATCGAGAAGAAAAACCACATGAATTAAATTACAAATATTCTAAAACAAGAGTTATTAATCTAGATAAAACTCCTAACAATATACAACAATCCATAGCGTCATCATTTATAAAAAAAGAGGTATTAAAAAAGTATTCCTTTGATGATGAACTCGTTACCTCTGAAGATGCATTAATGATTAACCTGATTCTATTAGAAAAAAGGAAATATGGTGTTGTGGATAATGCAACCTATTATTTTAGAAGAAGGTTTAGTGAAGATGCAATTACTGATATTGTTAAAGATGATAAAAGATTCTATACTCCTCGACTGGAACATTTCCATAAATATCTGATTGAT is part of the Methanosphaera sp. BMS genome and harbors:
- a CDS encoding IS4 family transposase; protein product: MKYVPWNRGRTTALEALYFMEEFWGEMDMDVSKQAISERRMIIDPQAYIDMNGDLLKRIYTEPELKTFKGYYLAAHDGSIFDLPNYPTIREDFGIEDNIDHSKHTATARVSTMVDVLNEFILSSTITSRKSSEPDLAIDHLEDVKNKINLQKTISICDRGYGSKKLMLKIMQLNSYFVIRLKKDTFIDQRYKMTTDDEIIEVPLTKSFIKTIQDEKLRNYANKEQKLKIRIINIKLPTGEIETLATNVFDKTMTIQDFKEIYNKRWTIETNYDKLKNKLETENFSGRRKIIIEQDFYSDVYVFNIATVIKHDANQQITRQPQKNNKHQYKEYSTNFNIAVGLVKKELLNLLTPDEEKQQQAIQKIFKILQKNLIPIKEETKTTTREPVDYGHKFNDNNKRSF